The stretch of DNA gagatggggtttcaccatgttggctagggtggtctcgaactcctgacctcaagtgatctgtccgccttggcctcccaaagtgctgggattacaggcatgagccagtgcgcccggccACCTTGCCTAATTTGAATGTCCTGGCATGCAAATTCATAGTTAAACTCTGGACGGAAATGCTCAAACCACCAGGCAGTGAGGGTTTGACTGGGCTCACTCATGCTGGGGAGGTATGCTGAAGCCCACACCAGTCTGGAAAGAATGGAGTCCCTTATGCCCCATGTGTAAGCATGGCAGTCCCTGACTTATTTGAGTCCAGGGCCCCAAGCCTTACAACAAGGGCCTATTCTCCATCCAGTGTGGACTGCTATGCTGGCTCACCTCCTTAAAGAGAACCTGTGTACTTATTATTTGCACAATGATTGATGAAGATTCTCTGCCCCTGTAATGCCACTTTCTGTATAAACAGGTTTCTTTCCCTCCAAAGAAACATGTTTATATTCTAAGCTAAAAGTTCTACGTTAATTCCCTGAATTTTATGGATTAGGAGGGTGAGTTTTCTTATTCTCGTACTCTACCCCCTAGAATCTTTACTACCCATGCAAATTTCAGAATGAATTTATAAGGAGACACCAACGGAGAGAACACCTTTATTTGCAAAACAACAAACATGGGTGAAGAAGAGGCATGTGAAAATCAGATTGAGGTGGAAGAATCTTggtgggaagagaggaggagaaagcagAGGCACTCTTGTAGCCATAAACACATTTCCTTGTTGGCATCTGGGCTGCTCCCTCCTCATGCTCCCCTGAGACTTCTCTTTGCTTGGCTCATAAACTCACTGCTGGTCCTGCTTCCTTGTCTCACAGTCCCAGAGTGTTCCCTCCCCAAACCCGATGGAGGAGCACAGCTTCATACCCTATTGTGCGGGATAGCAGCTACTGAGAAGGTGTTACTTGGATTTTTTGCAGCTGTTAGTGATTCTGACACCCTTGGACCTCCAGGAGTGGCTGCTCCTGCCACGAGAGGACTCTGGCTTTTCTAATAAGGAAGGTTCTGGCCAATCCGTCCAAGAAAGGCCCGGATTCTCTTCCAGGGTGTTGTCTCTGCAGAAATGCTCCTCAGGGTGGAGTGCTGCTGCAGCAAGGGATGTCCCCTGAGTTTTCAGGTATGTAATCTGTGGTGAGAGAAAGGCAGGAGAGGAAAACTCAAGCCTCTGCTTCTCCCAGGCACAGGTCCTTAAGCTCCTCTCTAGCCACTTTCCTTCCAAAGTCAAAGGCACCAACTATTAATTCCTCTCTGGTGGGatgccttcctccttccccaggcACCACAAGTCCCTACAGCCCGCTCCTTGCTCTAAGGCTGGCCCATCCCTCCAGCCTCACCTGTGGCTGCAGCAGGTGAACACTCCTCACACTCCCATTTCTTACTGTTGGATCTAAGAGAGGAGCAGTTCCTGTGGGTTCCATGGGATCCGCATGTAGCACACAGAATGAGGCACCACCTCCTACAGGAAAAGCCCAGGAAGGATTGTGGAGACATAGAGAACACTAACTGCCATTCTTGGATGTTTGCTATGGGCCAGGCATTTTTTATGGCACATTTTACCCACGATGAATGTATGGCTCAGAGGGGATGAGTGCTGATCCTGGGAGCCTGCCATCAGTCCTAACCCCTTGAAAGGTAGATTAGGAAAGGAATTGGCTCTGAATGTCTCTCCACTGGGCACAAGGTGAGTGGATCTTGCAGGGGAAACCTGTTCACTTGCACACAAGTGAGTCAGGGGCTGGTCAAGAATGAGACTTAGCAATTGTGTTTATCCTAAGGTCTGCATACAAGAGTGAATTTCTTACTTCTAGTAACTGTGCCAAGGTCTAACTCTAAGATAGCACTGATGAGAGCTCTTTCTAGCCAGAATCCTTCTCCTACCCTTCATCCTCAAAGCTGTCTCTGCCTTGTTCATACAGACAGATGGGAGCATCACAGTGCTGATAGCGCTGATATAAGTCTGAGAAAGCCCCTGGCTCGAGTTCCCAGGCAGCATCTCTGCAGTGGGAGAAGAAACAGTGAATAAGAACATAACGGGTTGGTGAAACTTTTGTCCATCAGGGAGGAGTTAGGAAGAACCACAAGCTAAGCACAGTAAGAGTTCAGTAGGCTGCCCGAACACTTCCAACAAGGCTGGTCAAGTGGCCTGGCAGTGGGAGAGGGTTGAAGTAGGATGAATGGAACATGCATGCGGGTTCCTTAGTTCCACTCTGGAATCCAAGAACTCAACCACCCAGGGAATTCTGATTCCCCAAATGCCCTTTTTAGCAACAAGCACCCGCTTCCCCCACAAACTTCTTTCCCCTCCCTTGTTTTGATAATTGAAAAgcactccctcctccccttccttcttcacTATCAGTGCCTCTGCTGCTCTCATTCTCTGAACTATTCTCTCACTCACCTCCTCTCTAGAAATCTAGGCAACCCTCTCCCTGGCTCAGTTCCTGCTCTGGGGTTCCCACTACCTGTCTGGAATATGAATTCCCATTCTCAACATTTCTTGAGGAAATTCTTTTCGATTGTTACACTGTGGAcatttgaagaaatgctttgcTGATGTGTGGGCATATTTCTGTAAGAGAAACAGGTAAGAGCTTTGTGTTTATAAAAACCCTTTGACTACCTTCTttcccctcccaccctcacccccacaaAGAGGATGTTGCTAAGAGAGTTTGACGGTACAGGAAAAGGAGTTTGGGTGGGCTAGGGTGAGACTGCAAATCCAGGCGTCAGACCTGGGACCAAAATACTTTCAAGAGAATTCCCAGGAGTGCCTCAGCTGTCATCTCTGGCCATGGGGCTCAGCAGTACTAAGTAGGGGTCAGGTACCTGGATACACGTTTGCCTTCTCTTTCATCCCAGGAAGTGAGGCTGAGAAGGAGACTCCTCGGCTCATTCTGGCATGAGCCCATTTGCTCTAGCAATGCCGAAGATTTTGCTTATTCTAAATCTTATGTGTGAGGTCCTATAGGTCAGGAATGACCACAGACTGGACTGACTTTCCTCTAACTGCCTGAAACCAGCCCTGAATACAGGCCTCCAGCATGCAGCACCAAAGCTGAGGCACACCTGAATGTTCCCAGGGTGCTCTGGTTCCAGGCAGAGAACCAAGGCAATGGTGGAAGGGCCCCAGGGCAGAAAAAGCCCCACCTGTATGCACTTGCGGTGGTAGATGGCTTGACTACAACATGGGCTCTGGATGTTCTCAACACTCTGTTGGGATAAGTCTTCACAACACAAGATGCAGCTTTCCTCCCCCACATTCCCATGTTGGATGTTCTGTGCTGGGCGATGTTTGTCACAAAATGATCTGTGGCAGGTAAACAGACTTGGTTTCTGGTTTGTCATCGATGCAGTTTCCCAATGGCCCACTCTAGGAGGGGCAGCCAGCCACCCGGGCTGGTGCCCAGTGAACCTCCACACTCATGGGGAAGAGGAGAGGCAGGGTGAAGAACAGCCACATGTCTTCTCACGGCTGCTCGCCTACTGAGCAAAGTTCCCAGAACTGTCTTTATAGCCTCTTGTTCCTGAAAGCCCCACTTAGTGCTGAGCAGCTGTCTAAGTACCCCAGCTGTTTGTAATTTAAGGAGGGGGCAGGAAGCAAGAAGAAACCCCTGTGAAATCTCCAAGTCAAGACACTGTTTCTTATTACTGAATGGAGGGACAGATTCACTGGTGAATCAAAACAGGCCTGCTTGTGAGAACTGGACTCTGATTTCATTAGTGGCTAAATAACAAGTTGCAAAAAGGAAGCCGgacttttctccttcctcactcACTTGTACTCTCCAAAAAATTGTGAAAGGCAACCCCTTTCTTGGCCACAAGGCAGATGGAAGTTTCTGATGCACTGATCCTTCTGGCAGTTGATAGCAGCTCCCTTTTTCTTGCACACAAAGCAGATCTGCAAATGAGTTCCCAGACAGTGCTCAGGACCCCAAGAAAGGCAAATAGACACAGTGTGGCACATTTTTCTATTAAATGGAAGTTTTGTGAAATAATAGCCATTCCCTTTCCTCAGTGGTCCTGAATGCTCTGGGGCACCTGGAAGCTGAGCTTCAAGCAGCACTgagttctttcctgttttctcaagATGTTTCTCCCTCTTCTCACTTAGGACACCATATCCCAGAAGAATATGGGACTTAAGGACTAGTTGGAAAATCCAAGAGTCCTTTGATGTCTAAACTAGGAAGTAGGGAAGAGAATAGAAACAGGAATGATGGGTGAGGTATGAAAAGAGGCCTATCCCAAGGTCTTCACTTCAGGGGATTCTAACCTTCCTAGAAGCCCGAGCTGCCTCCTTTTTGATGTCTTCAGGCAGGAATCCATGGAAACCTCTGTTGGACTGGCCCCTCTGAGGCAGCTTACTAGATAAGATCTGGGGGGCAGTAGAACCAGGCTGTTAATATTGATCAGTGAAACAGTGCAGTGAGGTGAGGAGAAAGACAGGGTAAGAGAGCTAAAGAATAGAGAttgggccgagcgcggtggcttacgcctgaa from Piliocolobus tephrosceles isolate RC106 chromosome 2, ASM277652v3, whole genome shotgun sequence encodes:
- the PHF7 gene encoding LOW QUALITY PROTEIN: PHD finger protein 7 (The sequence of the model RefSeq protein was modified relative to this genomic sequence to represent the inferred CDS: inserted 2 bases in 1 codon); protein product: MKTLKEKKEHQRLRKSAKTRRVTQRKPSSGPVCWLCLQEPGDPEKLGEFLQKDNISVHYFCLILSSKLPQRGQSNRGFHGFLPEDIKKEAARASRKICFVCKKKGAAINCQKDQCIRNFHLPCGQERGCLSQFFGEYKSFCDKHRPAQNIQHGNVGEESCILCCEDLSQQSVENIQSPCCSQAIYHRKCIQKYAHTSAKHFFKCPQCNNRKEFPQEMLRMGIHIPDRDAAWELEPGAFSDLYQRYQHCDAPICLYEQGRDSFEDEGRWCLILCATCGSHGTHRNCSSLRSNSKKWECEECSPAAATDYIPENSGDIPCCSSTXHPEEHFCRDNTLEENPGLSWTDWPEPSLLEKPESSRGRSSHSWRSKGVRITNSCKKSK